One segment of Choristoneura fumiferana chromosome 26, NRCan_CFum_1, whole genome shotgun sequence DNA contains the following:
- the LOC141442949 gene encoding uncharacterized protein isoform X1 produces the protein MADQGITEIVQDSRYFQFVYTTYIIVTSFFVEYGWRLVGASLTALILWGYFQPLEAFRAWQRAREDAAYHKDPDRVLAREEEIRRAREAQQRRLLAESERAAELAREREEKKRAELAEMLKKYGAATSGHRLGSADDGFLPLSGGASTSSYRAPKRSACGGGGCGR, from the exons ATGGCAGACCAGGGAATAACCGAGATTGTGCAGGACTCAAGATATTTCCAGTTTGTCTATACCACATACATCATTG TGACATCATTCTTCGTGGAGTACGGCTGGCGGCTGGTGGGCGCGTCCCTGACGGCGCTGATCCTGTGGGGGTACTTCCAGCCGCTGGAGGCGTTCCGGGCGTGGCAGCGGGCGCGTGAGGACGCTGCCTACCACAAGG ACCCGGACCGCGTGTTGGCCCGTGAAGAGGAGATCCGGCGGGCCCGCGAGGCGCAGCAGCGGAGGCTGCTGGCGGAGTCCGAGAGGGCTGCCGAGCTGGCCAGAGAG CGGGAGGAAAAGAAGAGAGCGGAGCTAGCGGAGATGTTGAAGAAGTATGGCGCCGCCACCTCCGGCCACCGGCTCGGCTCCGCGGACGACG GGTTCTTGCCTCTCAGCGGCGGCGCGTCCACGTCCTCGTACAGGGCTCCGAAGCGCTCcgcgtgcggcggcggcggctgcggccGATAG